Proteins encoded within one genomic window of Amorphoplanes friuliensis DSM 7358:
- a CDS encoding STAS domain-containing protein has protein sequence MALFTARTSAEGGRVVVALTGECDLAGRDEMETVLLTAVESGKPVRVDLTGVTFLDSSGIHTLVTAYHAARRTGGRLTIANARGSVATVLDMTGVATLLSPDEPGHD, from the coding sequence ATGGCACTTTTCACCGCGCGCACGTCGGCAGAAGGCGGGCGTGTCGTCGTGGCCCTGACCGGTGAATGTGACCTGGCCGGCCGGGACGAGATGGAGACCGTCCTGCTGACCGCCGTCGAGTCCGGCAAACCCGTCCGGGTGGACCTGACCGGGGTCACGTTTCTCGACTCGAGCGGCATCCACACCCTGGTCACCGCCTATCACGCCGCCCGGCGCACCGGCGGCCGCCTCACGATCGCCAACGCCCGCGGCTCCGTGGCCACGGTCCTGGACATGACCGGGGTTGCCACCCTGCTGAGCCCGGACGAGCCCGGCCATGACTGA
- a CDS encoding VOC family protein, whose amino-acid sequence MVASIHNITVDTTGDPYELAQFWSSVVGRPLHVEDQPGDPEASLMAEGQPTMLFIRVPDGKAVKNRLHLDLQPQDRTRDEEVDRLIGIGATLFEDHRRPDGTGWVTLTDPEGNEFCVERSLAERTAT is encoded by the coding sequence ATGGTCGCAAGCATTCACAACATCACCGTCGATACGACCGGTGATCCGTACGAGCTGGCGCAGTTCTGGTCGTCGGTGGTCGGCCGGCCGCTGCACGTCGAGGATCAGCCGGGCGATCCCGAGGCGTCACTGATGGCCGAGGGACAGCCGACGATGCTGTTCATCCGGGTGCCCGACGGCAAAGCGGTGAAGAACCGCCTGCATCTGGATCTGCAGCCGCAGGACCGCACCCGCGACGAGGAGGTCGACCGGTTGATCGGGATCGGCGCGACGCTCTTCGAGGACCACCGCCGGCCGGACGGCACCGGCTGGGTCACGCTGACCGACCCGGAAGGCAACGAGTTCTGCGTGGAACGCAGCCTCGCCGAACGAACCGCCACGTAA
- a CDS encoding alpha/beta hydrolase: MTATPDTIVLVHGFWVTPRSWENWITHYEKKGFRVLAPGYPGFDVEVEALNADPAIIEKLTAHEIIDHLVGVVSALPTAPIIMGHSAGGAFTQVLIDRGLGASAVALNSAPTEGVKVTPLSQVRSTFPVLKSPANRHKAVPLTLEQWTYAFTNTFTAEESQRLYERYAIPAAGGILWDSVLANFIPGPQDIAVDYHNASRAPLLFISGSEDHIMPPSVQRSNAKHYKADTITEIKEYPGYAHLLPAQQGWEDIADYALEWALRHAR, encoded by the coding sequence ATGACCGCCACTCCCGACACGATCGTTCTCGTCCACGGCTTCTGGGTCACACCCCGCAGCTGGGAAAACTGGATCACCCACTACGAGAAGAAGGGCTTCCGGGTCCTCGCACCCGGCTACCCCGGATTCGACGTCGAGGTCGAGGCGCTCAACGCCGACCCGGCCATCATCGAGAAGCTCACCGCTCACGAGATCATCGACCATCTGGTCGGCGTCGTCAGCGCCCTGCCGACCGCGCCGATCATCATGGGCCACTCCGCCGGCGGTGCCTTCACCCAGGTCCTCATCGACCGCGGCCTGGGCGCCTCGGCCGTCGCCCTGAACTCCGCACCGACCGAGGGCGTGAAGGTGACACCCCTGTCGCAGGTGCGCTCGACGTTCCCGGTGCTGAAAAGCCCGGCGAACCGGCACAAGGCTGTGCCGCTGACCCTCGAGCAGTGGACATACGCCTTCACCAACACGTTCACCGCCGAGGAGTCGCAGCGCCTCTACGAGCGCTATGCGATCCCCGCGGCCGGCGGCATCCTGTGGGACAGCGTCCTGGCCAACTTCATCCCCGGCCCTCAGGACATCGCGGTCGACTACCACAACGCGTCGCGGGCGCCGCTGCTGTTCATCTCCGGCTCCGAGGACCACATCATGCCGCCGAGCGTGCAGCGCTCCAACGCCAAGCACTACAAGGCGGACACCATCACCGAGATCAAGGAATATCCCGGGTACGCCCATCTTTTGCCGGCTCAGCAGGGCTGGGAAGACATCGCCGACTATGCCCTGGAATGGGCGCTGCGCCACGCGCGGTGA
- the map gene encoding type I methionyl aminopeptidase: protein MIELFDATDLPRAREAGALVAGILQTMKGRCEVGTNLLDIDRWTQDMIIEAGGVSCYVDYEPSFGRGPFGHYICTSVNDAVLHGKPFDYALADGDLLTLDLAVSLNGIVTDSAISFIVGETRSPESLALIDATERALVAGIAAARPGARIGDLSHVIGEVLSDAGYRVNTEFGGHGVGSTMHQDPHVPNTGRPGRGYTLRPGLLLALEPWIMADTDKLVTDADGWTLRSVTGGRTAHSEHTIAITEDGAEILTLPKP, encoded by the coding sequence ATGATCGAGCTCTTCGACGCCACGGACCTGCCCCGCGCCAGGGAGGCAGGTGCCCTGGTCGCCGGCATTCTGCAGACGATGAAGGGCCGTTGCGAGGTCGGCACGAACCTGCTCGACATCGACCGGTGGACCCAGGACATGATCATCGAGGCCGGCGGCGTGTCCTGCTACGTCGACTACGAGCCGTCCTTCGGCCGCGGCCCGTTCGGCCACTACATCTGCACCTCGGTGAACGACGCGGTGCTGCACGGCAAGCCGTTCGACTACGCGCTGGCCGACGGCGACCTGCTGACGCTCGACCTGGCGGTCTCCCTGAACGGCATCGTCACGGACTCCGCCATCAGCTTCATCGTCGGCGAGACCAGGTCGCCGGAGAGCCTGGCGCTGATCGACGCGACCGAGCGCGCCCTGGTCGCCGGCATCGCCGCCGCCCGGCCCGGCGCCCGCATCGGCGATCTCTCGCACGTCATCGGGGAGGTGCTGAGCGACGCGGGCTACCGGGTCAACACCGAGTTCGGCGGTCACGGCGTCGGCTCGACGATGCACCAGGACCCGCACGTGCCCAACACCGGCCGCCCCGGCCGCGGTTACACCCTGCGCCCCGGACTGCTGCTGGCCCTCGAGCCCTGGATCATGGCGGACACCGACAAGCTCGTCACCGACGCCGACGGCTGGACCCTGCGCAGCGTCACGGGCGGCCGGACCGCACACAGCGAGCACACCATCGCCATCACCGAGGACGGCGCCGAAATCCTCACCCTGCCGAAGCCGTGA
- a CDS encoding helix-turn-helix domain-containing protein, with the protein MVRLPLTPAEVERGQRLGALLRRARGQNSMLYTALDAGLSPETLRKIESGRVATPAFATIAAIADVLGLSLDDVWAEINRSDSTGERLAS; encoded by the coding sequence ATGGTCAGGTTGCCGCTCACCCCCGCCGAGGTCGAACGCGGGCAGCGCCTCGGCGCCCTGCTGCGACGCGCCCGCGGGCAGAACTCCATGCTCTACACCGCGCTGGACGCCGGCCTGTCACCGGAGACGCTGCGCAAGATCGAGTCCGGCCGGGTCGCCACCCCCGCGTTTGCGACCATCGCCGCGATCGCCGATGTCCTCGGCCTGTCCCTCGATGACGTGTGGGCGGAGATCAACCGCTCCGACAGTACGGGTGAGCGGCTCGCCTCTTGA
- a CDS encoding helix-turn-helix transcriptional regulator, with translation MEASGSRSALYGRDSELTMVKRLLSAARDGRGAAVVLRGRPGIGKSRVLAAAQELAVDAGMVVLATNGAESESALPFAGLHQLLSPFLGDLRALTPRLQRTLRGAFGQEDVRPDLFTVGLAVLELLGDRAAGTPLLILVEDAHWLDPETVDVLVFVARRLSTEPICAVMAVREQHTGVLAGTGLGQVHVGEIDDRAARQLLADHASGLAPKMREWVLAEAAGNPLALVELPRLVASGGFDQMSELLPLNERLTSAFADRFEQLPEATRAAVAVFSADTNCPLPVLLSVGQVLTGSVVAADDIQPAIDAGLLQIGSRRLRFGHPLMRSAVYGRVSEFARLTIHAALADALAEDPDRRAWHRSAATLGPDEGVSDDLEAAAGRAVERGALGAAVTSLDRASEITGDPARRSSLVLRAAELAAQLNDRAVAARLVAKADPAQCGPVDRGRLTLVSDIVAPGDVRDAARIDRLCDVVVEVHAAGDTDLAAMLCWRAASRCWWASLPSEVGARVITVFGKLGIAADDPRAVAIRAYAQSDVLGAEVLRLLPALVPDRTDVDGMRFLGGAAMILGDFVTASSFLATAAAGYRAQGRTALLARTLSAAGTIRLWLGRWPAVRADFEEAEALAEETGDQFWIVAARAAQALHEAMCGNSDAAFRLADAVLASPLVTGIRFIIECAQHARGIAANAAGRYDEALDILMPIFDPRHDTHHLDMSGWVLPDLADAAVRSGRHDEVRDIISAAAERAGRFPSPALRRSLAYATAVLSPEQDAARSFEDALAMDLRAWPVHRARLDLAHGMWLRRRKRILESRAPLRAAKDGFDVLGAEAWGALAREELRAAGEESTGRAASSGTQLTAQELQTAMLAAAGLSNREIGQRLFVSHRTVSSHLYRIYPKLGVTGRSHLRGALEALQHATG, from the coding sequence ATGGAGGCATCCGGTAGCAGGTCGGCGCTGTACGGCCGCGACAGTGAACTCACGATGGTCAAGCGTCTGTTGTCGGCTGCCCGTGACGGCCGGGGCGCCGCGGTGGTGCTGCGTGGCCGGCCCGGGATCGGCAAGTCGAGAGTCCTGGCGGCGGCTCAGGAATTGGCCGTCGACGCCGGGATGGTGGTGCTGGCCACCAACGGTGCCGAATCGGAGTCAGCGCTGCCCTTCGCCGGCCTGCATCAGCTGCTGAGCCCGTTCCTGGGCGATCTGCGGGCGTTGACTCCGCGGCTGCAGCGCACGCTGCGCGGCGCCTTCGGCCAGGAAGACGTCCGCCCGGATCTGTTCACCGTCGGTCTGGCGGTGCTGGAGTTGCTGGGGGACCGGGCCGCCGGCACACCGCTGCTGATCCTGGTCGAGGACGCGCACTGGCTGGACCCCGAGACAGTGGACGTGCTGGTGTTCGTGGCCCGGCGGCTGAGCACGGAGCCGATCTGCGCGGTCATGGCGGTGCGGGAACAGCACACCGGCGTGCTGGCCGGTACGGGCCTCGGTCAGGTGCACGTCGGCGAGATCGATGACCGCGCCGCGCGGCAGCTGCTGGCCGACCACGCGTCCGGCCTGGCGCCGAAGATGCGGGAGTGGGTCCTGGCCGAAGCGGCCGGTAACCCGCTGGCTCTGGTCGAGCTGCCGCGGCTCGTCGCGTCGGGCGGCTTCGACCAGATGTCGGAACTGCTGCCCCTCAACGAGCGACTGACCAGCGCCTTCGCCGACCGGTTCGAGCAGTTGCCGGAGGCGACCCGCGCGGCCGTCGCGGTGTTCTCCGCGGACACGAACTGCCCGCTGCCCGTACTGCTGTCGGTCGGTCAGGTGCTGACCGGCAGCGTGGTGGCGGCCGACGACATCCAACCGGCGATCGACGCCGGGCTGCTGCAGATCGGGTCGCGGCGGCTGCGATTCGGCCACCCGTTGATGCGTTCGGCGGTCTACGGCCGCGTGAGCGAGTTCGCCCGGCTCACGATCCACGCGGCCCTGGCCGACGCGCTCGCTGAGGACCCGGACCGGCGGGCCTGGCACCGCAGCGCGGCGACACTGGGCCCGGACGAGGGTGTCAGCGACGACCTCGAAGCCGCTGCGGGCCGTGCCGTGGAGCGCGGAGCGCTGGGCGCAGCCGTCACCAGCCTCGACCGCGCGTCGGAGATCACCGGCGACCCGGCACGCCGGTCCTCGCTGGTGCTGCGGGCCGCTGAACTGGCAGCACAGCTGAACGACCGCGCCGTTGCCGCGCGATTGGTCGCGAAGGCGGATCCCGCGCAGTGCGGTCCGGTCGACCGGGGCAGGCTGACGCTGGTGAGCGACATCGTCGCGCCCGGTGATGTCCGCGACGCGGCCCGGATCGACCGGCTGTGTGACGTGGTCGTGGAGGTGCACGCGGCCGGCGACACCGACCTGGCCGCCATGCTGTGCTGGCGGGCGGCATCGCGGTGCTGGTGGGCGAGCCTGCCGTCGGAGGTCGGCGCCCGCGTCATCACGGTGTTCGGCAAGCTGGGTATCGCCGCCGACGATCCCCGGGCCGTGGCGATCAGGGCCTATGCGCAGTCCGACGTCCTCGGTGCCGAAGTGCTGCGGCTGTTACCGGCTCTGGTCCCGGACCGCACCGACGTCGACGGCATGCGTTTCCTCGGGGGAGCCGCGATGATCCTCGGCGACTTCGTCACCGCCTCGTCGTTCCTGGCGACGGCGGCCGCCGGGTACCGGGCTCAGGGCCGTACCGCGCTGCTGGCCCGTACCTTGTCCGCTGCCGGGACCATCCGCCTCTGGCTCGGCCGCTGGCCGGCTGTCCGTGCCGACTTCGAGGAGGCCGAAGCACTCGCCGAGGAGACCGGCGACCAGTTCTGGATCGTTGCGGCACGGGCGGCCCAGGCCCTGCACGAGGCGATGTGCGGCAACAGCGATGCCGCGTTCCGGCTGGCCGACGCCGTGCTGGCCAGCCCCCTGGTCACCGGGATCCGATTCATCATCGAGTGTGCACAGCACGCCCGGGGCATCGCCGCGAACGCCGCGGGCCGCTACGACGAGGCCCTCGACATTCTGATGCCGATCTTCGACCCGCGCCATGACACCCACCACCTGGACATGTCCGGATGGGTCCTGCCGGATCTGGCCGACGCGGCCGTCCGATCGGGACGCCACGACGAAGTCCGGGACATCATCAGCGCCGCCGCCGAACGCGCCGGCCGTTTCCCGTCTCCGGCCCTGCGCCGATCCCTGGCCTACGCCACCGCGGTGCTGTCGCCCGAGCAGGACGCCGCCCGGTCGTTCGAGGACGCCCTGGCGATGGACCTCAGGGCCTGGCCGGTGCACCGGGCCCGCCTGGACCTCGCCCACGGCATGTGGTTACGCCGCCGCAAACGCATCCTCGAATCCCGGGCACCGCTGCGCGCGGCCAAGGACGGCTTCGACGTTCTCGGCGCCGAGGCCTGGGGTGCGCTCGCCCGCGAGGAACTCCGCGCGGCCGGTGAGGAGAGCACCGGCCGGGCAGCATCGTCCGGTACGCAGTTGACCGCTCAGGAGCTGCAGACCGCGATGCTGGCCGCAGCGGGGCTCAGCAACCGGGAGATCGGCCAGCGACTGTTCGTCTCGCACCGCACGGTGAGCTCGCATCTCTACCGCATCTACCCCAAGCTCGGTGTCACCGGCCGTTCGCACCTGCGCGGTGCGCTCGAGGCGCTGCAGCACGCCACCGGCTGA
- a CDS encoding MBL fold metallo-hydrolase has product MKDVRVTHIGGPTVLIEVAGWRILTDPTFDPPGRRYAFGWGTSSRKKTGPSLQPEEVGPVDVVLLSHEHHADNLDDRGRELLAQVPLVVTTRAGAERLGRAADGTRGLRPWDRTTLDAPARQPISVTATPCRHGPPLSRPIAGPVIGFALQWEGQEHGVLWITGDTVLFHGVREVPRRMTVDTVVLHLGAVRFPITGPLHYSLTADEAVELCTLVQPRTIIPVHYEGWSHFAQGREAVETAFAASPDHLGERLHWLPLRAVDKL; this is encoded by the coding sequence ATGAAGGACGTACGAGTGACCCACATCGGAGGCCCGACAGTCCTGATCGAGGTTGCCGGCTGGCGGATCCTCACCGATCCGACGTTCGACCCGCCCGGCAGGCGTTACGCGTTCGGGTGGGGGACCAGCTCCCGCAAGAAGACCGGTCCCAGCCTCCAGCCGGAGGAGGTCGGGCCGGTCGACGTGGTTCTGCTCAGTCACGAGCACCATGCCGACAACCTCGACGACCGCGGCCGTGAACTGCTCGCGCAGGTGCCGCTGGTGGTCACCACCCGAGCCGGGGCTGAGCGCCTCGGCCGTGCTGCGGACGGCACCCGTGGTCTGCGGCCGTGGGACAGGACCACACTGGATGCTCCGGCCCGGCAGCCGATCAGCGTCACCGCCACTCCCTGCCGGCACGGCCCGCCGCTGAGCCGGCCGATCGCCGGCCCGGTGATCGGGTTCGCGTTGCAATGGGAAGGCCAGGAACACGGTGTCCTGTGGATCACCGGCGACACGGTGCTGTTCCACGGTGTGCGCGAAGTCCCTCGTCGTATGACCGTGGACACGGTGGTCCTGCACCTCGGTGCCGTGCGGTTCCCGATCACCGGGCCGCTGCATTACAGCCTCACCGCTGACGAGGCCGTCGAGCTGTGCACGCTGGTGCAGCCCCGCACCATCATCCCGGTGCACTACGAAGGCTGGTCACACTTCGCGCAGGGCCGTGAGGCCGTGGAGACCGCGTTCGCCGCGTCCCCTGACCATCTCGGCGAACGCTTGCACTGGTTACCGCTGCGGGCTGTCGATAAGCTCTGA
- a CDS encoding helix-turn-helix domain-containing protein has product MALLLDTRNLPPRESADAVYATLTSPSAPASVRLSPGIRSLIEGWPIGAGMTLLSNDSSGGLHMQRTARHVRADSPERLSLTLDTRGICDARQFQTIVRRRNELHLLDLTSVYESRWRGAFAATAFLADYTALGFPVDVARAVIPLVRTSPLHDLTMRHLRDLPAIARRTAPGPALGMLGVATADLVRALIASVAPGNPHSRAAHARSLRTVVLAYIDAHLHEPGLTPARVAAEHKVSLRYLYQLFADEAESPAEAIWQRRLEGARRELAHRATHHILISATARRWGFTDPRHFARRFRAAYGISPGDWVRMHLGDD; this is encoded by the coding sequence ATGGCCCTGCTGCTGGACACCCGCAATCTTCCACCCCGCGAATCGGCCGACGCTGTTTATGCCACGCTGACCTCGCCGTCCGCGCCCGCGTCGGTCCGGCTCTCCCCGGGCATCCGCTCGCTCATCGAGGGCTGGCCGATCGGCGCCGGAATGACCCTGCTGAGCAACGACTCCAGCGGCGGGCTGCACATGCAGCGCACCGCACGGCACGTGCGCGCCGACTCGCCGGAGAGGCTCTCGCTGACCCTCGACACCCGGGGCATCTGCGATGCCCGGCAGTTCCAGACCATCGTGCGGCGCCGCAACGAGCTCCACCTGCTGGACCTGACTTCCGTGTACGAGTCGCGCTGGCGTGGTGCCTTCGCCGCCACCGCCTTCCTGGCCGACTACACCGCGCTGGGCTTTCCTGTGGACGTCGCCCGTGCCGTGATCCCGTTGGTGCGCACGAGCCCGCTGCACGACCTGACGATGCGTCACCTGCGCGATCTGCCCGCCATCGCCCGCCGTACGGCGCCCGGGCCTGCTCTGGGCATGCTCGGGGTCGCCACTGCCGACCTGGTTCGCGCGCTCATCGCGTCGGTGGCGCCCGGCAATCCGCACTCCCGGGCCGCCCATGCCCGATCCCTGCGGACAGTGGTACTGGCCTACATCGACGCCCACCTGCACGAACCAGGACTCACCCCGGCCCGGGTCGCCGCCGAGCACAAGGTCTCGCTGCGCTACCTGTACCAGCTGTTCGCCGACGAGGCCGAATCGCCGGCGGAGGCGATCTGGCAGCGCCGCCTGGAGGGAGCGCGCCGCGAGCTCGCCCATCGGGCCACCCACCACATCCTGATCTCCGCGACCGCCCGCCGATGGGGATTCACCGACCCGCGGCACTTCGCCCGGCGGTTCCGCGCCGCCTACGGCATCTCACCCGGCGACTGGGTACGCATGCACCTCGGCGATGACTGA
- a CDS encoding alpha/beta fold hydrolase, protein MPTTRRTVIAGSAALATGTLLATPAAAAQTRPSAKAKPTVVLVHGAFADASGWNDVARSLRHDGYPVIAPANPLRSVSADSAYLASILATLSGPLVLVAHSYGGMVITNAALGNPNVRSLVYIAAFAPDQGETLQGLQLKYPGTKLDEAALDFRPYPTPDGAGSIDGYVKTAVFREVFAGDLPRSTTDLMAASQRPGDVHTLGEPSGAPAWKSIPSWYLVARNDNLIPAAAQRFMAQRAGAHTTEVNASHVAMISQPRISADVIRHAAR, encoded by the coding sequence ATGCCGACCACCCGCCGAACGGTGATCGCCGGCTCCGCGGCCCTGGCCACCGGAACACTTCTCGCAACACCCGCGGCAGCGGCGCAGACCCGGCCGTCGGCCAAGGCCAAACCCACCGTGGTGCTCGTGCACGGGGCGTTCGCCGACGCCTCGGGCTGGAACGACGTCGCCCGCAGCCTGCGGCACGACGGCTACCCGGTCATCGCCCCGGCCAACCCGCTGCGCAGTGTCTCGGCCGACTCGGCCTACCTGGCCAGCATCCTGGCGACGCTCTCCGGCCCGCTGGTCCTGGTGGCGCACTCCTACGGCGGGATGGTCATCACCAACGCCGCGCTCGGCAACCCGAACGTCAGATCGCTGGTCTACATCGCGGCGTTCGCCCCCGACCAGGGCGAGACGCTGCAGGGACTCCAGCTGAAGTACCCGGGCACCAAACTCGACGAGGCAGCACTGGACTTCCGGCCGTACCCGACCCCGGACGGTGCCGGCAGCATCGACGGGTACGTCAAGACCGCCGTCTTCCGTGAGGTGTTCGCCGGCGATCTGCCCCGCTCGACCACCGACCTGATGGCCGCGAGTCAGCGGCCCGGCGACGTGCACACGCTCGGGGAACCTTCCGGGGCGCCCGCGTGGAAGAGCATCCCCTCCTGGTACCTGGTCGCCCGCAACGACAACCTCATCCCGGCGGCAGCGCAACGTTTCATGGCCCAGCGGGCCGGCGCTCACACCACCGAGGTCAACGCCTCACACGTCGCGATGATCTCGCAGCCCCGCATCTCCGCGGACGTCATCAGGCACGCCGCACGCTGA
- a CDS encoding epoxide hydrolase family protein, with translation MTSLEHAPPPVEQHVLDDLRARLSAYRRVAVPGGFGWARGVDGDYLGDLIAYWADGYDWRRHESRIRDLPWTLSTRSDTPVRAVHRRAPDADAVPVVLLHGWPDSILRFEKVLPLLGDLHLIVPALPGFPFAAPVARGGMSSPDMAEAVAQLVSELGYGRYVVSAGDVGCDVAEALAAAHPDRVAALHLTDVSQYRFLVNPPDDLSDAELAYVRHGHRWQAAEGGYMHEQSTRPHTLAVGLGDSPAGLAAWILEKLRAWTDCGGDVETVFTRDELLTWITAYWVSGAIGTSFTPYAESGSKPAGRIDVPAAFTVFAKDLVNAPREFAARFFDVRSWTDEPAGGHFAAWELPSRYAAGVRTAVDLARRRAG, from the coding sequence ATGACCAGCCTCGAGCATGCCCCGCCGCCGGTCGAGCAGCACGTGCTCGACGATCTGCGCGCACGGCTGAGCGCGTACCGGCGGGTCGCTGTACCCGGCGGATTCGGATGGGCAAGGGGTGTCGACGGTGACTACCTCGGTGACCTGATCGCCTACTGGGCCGACGGCTACGACTGGCGGCGCCACGAATCCCGGATCCGTGACCTGCCGTGGACTCTGAGCACCAGAAGTGACACGCCGGTCCGGGCGGTGCACCGGCGAGCGCCTGACGCCGACGCGGTGCCGGTGGTGCTCCTGCACGGCTGGCCCGACTCGATCCTGCGCTTCGAGAAGGTTCTGCCGCTGCTGGGCGACCTGCACCTGATCGTTCCCGCTCTCCCCGGCTTCCCGTTCGCAGCACCCGTGGCCCGCGGCGGCATGTCGTCGCCGGACATGGCCGAAGCGGTCGCCCAGCTGGTGTCCGAGCTCGGCTACGGGCGTTATGTCGTCTCGGCCGGGGACGTGGGGTGCGATGTCGCCGAAGCGCTCGCCGCAGCCCACCCGGATCGGGTCGCCGCCCTGCATCTGACCGACGTGTCGCAGTACCGCTTCCTCGTGAATCCTCCGGACGACCTGTCCGACGCAGAACTGGCCTACGTCCGGCACGGTCACCGGTGGCAGGCGGCCGAGGGCGGTTACATGCACGAGCAGTCGACCAGGCCGCACACGCTGGCGGTCGGCCTCGGCGACTCCCCCGCCGGACTCGCCGCCTGGATCCTGGAGAAACTGCGCGCCTGGACCGACTGCGGCGGCGACGTGGAGACGGTCTTCACCCGCGACGAGTTGCTGACCTGGATCACCGCCTACTGGGTCAGCGGCGCGATCGGCACCTCCTTCACCCCGTACGCCGAGAGCGGATCGAAGCCGGCCGGCCGCATCGACGTGCCCGCGGCGTTCACGGTCTTCGCCAAAGACCTCGTGAACGCCCCACGGGAATTCGCGGCCCGGTTCTTCGACGTCCGGTCCTGGACCGACGAGCCTGCGGGCGGTCATTTCGCAGCGTGGGAACTCCCGTCCCGGTACGCCGCCGGGGTCCGGACCGCGGTGGACCTGGCTCGTCGCAGGGCGGGTTGA
- a CDS encoding ATP-binding protein: MTDLPATMTYSEVGDLKAVRDFVAARASSLGLPPVRVELLILAVSELTTNTLQHTDGAGRIHVWVRAGQLICDVVDSGPMRTFGRDMPAAGIVGGRGLAIVERICDDVETFPVEGGTMVRIRLDL; this comes from the coding sequence ATGACTGATCTTCCCGCCACGATGACCTACAGCGAGGTCGGCGACCTCAAAGCGGTGCGTGATTTTGTCGCGGCCCGTGCGTCGTCGCTCGGCCTCCCTCCGGTACGCGTGGAGCTGCTGATCCTCGCGGTCAGCGAACTGACCACGAACACGCTGCAGCACACCGACGGCGCCGGCCGCATCCACGTGTGGGTGCGCGCGGGCCAGCTGATCTGCGACGTGGTCGACAGCGGCCCGATGCGCACGTTCGGCCGCGACATGCCGGCAGCGGGCATCGTCGGCGGCCGCGGCCTGGCCATCGTCGAACGCATCTGCGACGACGTGGAGACCTTCCCCGTCGAGGGCGGCACCATGGTCCGCATCCGCCTCGACCTGTAG